The following are from one region of the Silene latifolia isolate original U9 population chromosome 9, ASM4854445v1, whole genome shotgun sequence genome:
- the LOC141600588 gene encoding uncharacterized protein LOC141600588, whose protein sequence is MDNDQYRLWVALFTNYAKANRVLHHIIDPKKKAPKPTTDEDKELWDTIDATVLQWIYATILTDLLHTVVEDDSTAMECWNRIRDLFQDNQHSRAVTLEQEFSHTVMADFASVSAYCQRLKNLADQLKNVGSPVSDTRLVLQLVSGLTNAYHSVGTIIRQASPLPPFSQARSMLTLEEAGIAKQAATGASSSAMYANDSDVSPTASILGRPPSQGKSNKHKKKGKGGKGKQGDNGQSNQPSVPATAMSYPWQAAAYGGGYGGFGGWPWGPSPWACPPCPYPTAP, encoded by the coding sequence ATGGACAATGACCAATATCGTTTGTGGGTTGCTCTCTTTACCAATTATGCTAAGGCCAATCGTGTCTTGCATCATATCATCGATCCAAAGAAAAAGGCTCCTAAACCTACGACCGATGAGGACAAAGAGTTATGGGACACTATTGATGCGACGGTTCTACAATGGATCTATGCAACAATATTAACGGATTTATTGCACACGGTGGTTGAAGATGACTCCACCGCCATGGAGTGTTGGAATCGCATTCGCGATCTTTTTCAAGACAATCAACACTCGAGAGCGGTGACTCTCGAGCAAGAATTTTCTCACACGGTGATGGCAGATTTCGCATCTGTCTCTGCGTATTGTCAACGTCTTAAGAACCTTGCTGATCAACTTAAGAACGTTGGCTCTCCCGTCTCCGACACCCGTTTAGTGCTTCAATTAGTGTCGGGACTGACAAACGCATATCACAGTGTGGGCACCATAATTCGGCAAGCTTCACCATTACCACCTTTCTCTCAGGCTCGGTCGATGTTGACATTGGAGGAAGCAGGGATCGCAAAACAGGCTGCAACGGGGGCTTCGTCTTCGGCCATGTATGCAAATGATTCTGATGTGTCGCCAACAGCGTCGATTCTTGGCCGTCCTCCATCGCAGGGGAAGTCCAACAAGCACAAGAAGAAAGGTAAAGGTGGGAAAGGAAAACAGGGTGATAATGGTCAGTCAAATCAACCTTCGGTTCCTGCTACGGCGATGTCATATCCATGGCAAGCAGCGGCATACGGTGGTGGCTATGGCGGTTTTGGTGGTTGGCCTTGGGGACCCTCTCCTTGGGCCTGCCCTCCTTGCCCCTACCCGACTGCTCCTTGA